The Xanthomonas rydalmerensis genomic interval TGCAGCTGGAGGTGCGCTACCAGGGCTGCGCCGATGCCGGCGTGTGCTACCCGCCGCAGAAACGCCTGCTCGAGGTGACCCTGCCGGCCGCCGCCGCCGCCACCGCCGCTGCCGATCCCACGCCGGCGCCGCCGGCCGCGATGGGCGGGCTGCCGGGCAATGGCCTGGGCGCAAGCACTGGCGCCAAGCCGCTGTTCGGCGCCGGCGCCGGCGCGGTGCAGGGCCTGCCGCTGCCCTCGGACCAGGCCTTCCACTTCGAAGCCATCGTCGGCGATGGCAATACGCTGCTGCTGCGCTTCACCCCGGCACCCGGCTATTACCTGTATCGCGACCGCACCGCGCTGGCGCTGGAAGGCGCGCCCGGCATCCGTACCGGCATGCCGCGCTGGCCGCAGGGCAGCTCGCACCAGGACGAGCACTTCGGCAACGTGGTGGTGTACTTCGACCAGACCGAGGTCACCGTGCCGCTGCAGCGCCAGCGCGCCGACGCCACCGCCGCGACCCTGGTGGCGACCTTCCAGGGCTGCCAGACCGACGGCATCTGCTACCCGCCGATGACCCGGCGGGTGAAGCTGGCGCTGCCCAAGGGCAGCGTCACGCCCGCCGACCAGGCCGAGGTCAGCCCGCTGCTGGTGACGCCGCTGGACAGCCGCCAGGCCGACGCCAACGACGCGGCCGCCGCCACGGCCGCCAACGCCCTGCCGGCGACGCCGGACGCCTCGGCGCACAACGCCGCGCGCAGCGCCGCACCGCCGCCGGCCACGCAGAACCTGCTGTGGATCCTGCTGCTGGCGCTCGGCGGCGGCCTGCTGCTGAACCTGCTGCCGTGCGTGCTGCCGATCCTGTCGCTGAAGGTGCTGGGCCTGGCACAGAGCGGCGAGAGCCGAGGCCGTGCCCGCAGCCATGCGCTGTGGTACACGCTGGGCGTGCTCGTCTCCTTCGCCGTGGTCGGCGGCATCGCCGTGGCCGCGCGCCTGCTGTGGGGCTTCCAGCTGCAGCGCCCGGGCTTCGTCGCGGTGCTGGTGTACCTGATGTTCGTGGTCGGGCTGAGCCTGTCGGGCGTATTCACCCTCAGCGCCAACCTCGGCGGCGTCGGCCAGTCGCTGTCCACGCGCAGCGGCCCGGTCGGCGACTTCTTCACCGGCGTGCTGGCCTGCGTGGTCTCCAGCGCCTGCATCGGCCCGTTCATGGGCCCGGCCCTGGGCTATGCGCTGACCGCGCCGCCGGCGATGGCGATGCTGGTGTTCCTGACCCTGGGCCTGGGCCTGGCGCTGCCGTTCCTGCTGATCGGCTTCGTGCCGTCGCTGGCCAAGCGCCTGCCCAAGCCGGGGGCGTGGATGGAAACGCTCAAGCAGGTGCTCGCGTTCCCGATGTACCTGAGCGCGATCTGGCTGCTGTGGGTGCTGGGCAAGCAGCGCGGCGTGGACGCGGTGGCGCTGCTGCTGGTCGGCGCCACCCTGCTGGCGCTGGGCCTGTGGTGGTTCGAGCGCGCGCGCTGGCGCGACCACAAGACCGGCATGCGCCTGGCCGCCGTGCTGCTGCTGGCCGCGCTGGTGCCGGCGTGGAGCGTGACCCGGCTGCCGCCGCCCGGCGCCAGCGTCGAGCGCAACACCGTGGCCTATTCGCCGCAGATGCTCGACCGCCTGCGCACCGACAACCGCGTGGTGTTCGTCAACATGACCGCCGACTGGTGCGTCACCTGCAAGGCCAACGAGCGCAACGTGTTCGACAGCGATGCGTTCCGCGACACCATCAAGCGGGTGGACGCGGTGTACATGAAGGGCGACTGGACCAACGAGGATCCGCGCATCAGCGCCTTCCTCGCCGAGCACAAGGCGGTGGGCGTGCCGCTGTACGTGGTCTACGGACCCGGCGCGCCGCCGACGGTGCTGCCGCCGGTGCTGAGCCAGGCGGTGGTCGAGGACGCCCTGCTGCGCGCGGCGCGATGACACCCGGCACCGCGCGCCTGCTGGCGGTCGCCGCGGTGGCGGCGGTGCTCGGCGTGGCGGCGGCGCACTGGTGGGAACGGCGGACGCCGGCTGTGGCCCCGGCCTCGGTGTCCTCCGCCACGGCCAGCGGCCATGCTGCGGCGGCCCCGGTTGCCGCGGCGCGCCCGGGCGACCCCGCCCCGGCGCTGCGCCTGCCCACGCTCGACGGCGGCCAGCTGACCCTGGCGCAGTTCCGCGGCCGGCCGCTGCTGGTCAACGTGTGGGCGAGCTGGTGCGAGCCCTGCGTGCGCGAAATGCCGGAACTGGACCGGCTGGCCCGCGCGCAGCCGGCCGACGGCCTGCAGGTGCTCGGCATCGCCCTGGACCGCGCCGAGGACGTGCGCGACTTCCTGCAGCGGGTGCCGATCGGCTACCCGATCGCCCTGGAGACCCCGGGCCCGGCCGACGCCAGCGTGCGCCTGGGCGACACCCAGGGCCTGCTGCCGTACAGCGTGCTGATCGACGCCGACGGCCGCATCGTCAAGCAGAAGCTCGGCCCGTTCGCGCCGGGCGAAGTCGAGGGCTGGGCGGGCGGCGCCCGTCCCTCGCGCTAACCGACGGACCCCGCCGCCGATGCGCGGTCTTGTGGGAACGACTTCAGCATCGCCGATCACGCCTCGTCGCGGCCAGGCCGTTCCTACACGCGCCTTTCAGCAGGATGCGGAGGCTGCCCTGCAGTCGCGACGCGATGCCAGGTCACGCCCGTCGCGATCGAAGTCGCTCCCCCCAGAGGCTTGCGGCGAACCCGCCGAATGCGCTGTGGGAGGGACTTCAGTCCCGACGCATTACGCCATCGGAAAGCACCCCACTTCACGCGTCGCGGCTGCATGGCGGTCGACGCCCACACCACCTCCACGCCGCACTGGATCAGCCCGCTACAACGCCTGCCGCTGCCGCGCATCGCTAGCACCCTCATCGCCAGTCCGTGCCTGCGCCAGCGCCGCCAGCTCCTCGGCCAGGCGCTGCGCGGCGGTACGCAGCTCCGGCACCGCGGTGATCTCCCACAGGCCGCCGCGCAGCAGCGGGCCCAGGCAGTACAGGCCGGCGACCGGCTGGCCGCCGGCGTCGCGCACCCGCAGCCGCGGATCGACCGCCAACCCCAGGCCCAACGGATCGGCCTGCAGCAGGCCGGCCTCGCGCATCGCCGCGACCAGCGGATGGCTGGTGCGGGCGACGTCGGTATCCAGCCCGGTGGCGCGGATCAGCACGTCGAACTGCTCGGTGCGCGCGCCGCGGTCGGCGCGGTCGCGGATCACCGCCTCCACGGCATCGTCGCCCAGGCGCGCACGCAGCAGGCGCCCGGCGCGGATCCGCAACTGTCCCTGCTGCTGCATCTGCGCCAACGCGGTGGCCGCAGCCGGCGCCAGACGGTGCCGTGCCACTTCCCAGTACGGCCGCAAATGGCGCAGGAAACGCGCGCGCGCCGCCGGCGCCAGGCCGCTCCAGAACGGCTGCAGGTGCGGACGCAGCGCATCCACCACGCAGCGCCAGTCCTCCACCACCGTGGTCAGCTGGCGCAGGCTGCGCACCAGGCCGCGCAGGTCGTGGCTGCGCAGCGCCTGCACGACGCTGGGCGGCAGGCTCACCGGCGCGCCCGGCTGCGGCAGATGCGCCTGCGGCGCCAGGCCGCGCCGCGACAAGGCGGTGATCGCGCCGCGGTGGCCGCGCCGGCGCAGGGTCAAGGCCACGTCGGCCATGGTCAGGCCGGTGCCGACCAGCAGCAGCCGCGCCTGCGGCGGCACCGTGTCGAGCACGCCGTCCTGCCACGGCCAGCCGATGTAGCGCCGGTGCACCGCCAGGCGCGGGCCGATGCCCGGCAACGCCGCCGGCGGCAGCGCGCCGATCGCCAGCACCACCACGTCGCTGGCGAAGTCCTCGCCGTTGGCCAGGAACACGCGGAAGCCCTGCGGATCGCGCTCCAGCGCCACCGCCTCCTGCGCCAGCGGCACCACCTCGGTCGCCGACTCCGCCAGCGCGGTGGCCAGGTGCTGCTCGAGATACTGGCCGTACTGCAGCCGCGGCAGGAACGCCATGCCCTGCGCGGCGTCCAGGTGCAGCGCCGCGGCGAACCCGCCCGGATCCTGCGGAGCCACGCCCAGGTCCTTTGCGCGCACGTTCAACAGGTGCTCCGGCCGCGCCGCGCCATAGGCGACGCCGCGGCCGAAGGTGTCGGCCATGCCGACCAGGGTGACGTGGCTGGCGGTGCCCTGCCTGGCCAGCGCCGCGGCCAGCACGTTGCCGCAGAATCCTGCGCCGATGATCGCAATTCGCATGGCTGGCACCTTGGCCGCTCGGGGCATCCTTTGTGCCCCGGATGCGACGCACGGGTGTAAATCGCCGGTTAATGCGTGCGCTGCGCGGCATGGCGATCGGGCATCAGCACATGGGCGATGCCCATGAGTAGGTCTGGGCCACCGGCTCGCGGACCCGCCGATCCGCCACGGCCCCCGTCTCGCTAGCGCGCCGGCGGGCGCTCCACCAGGCCGGGCGCATCGGCGACGAAGCTGTCCAGCACGCCATCGGCGACCTTGACCGGACCGCCGAAGCGAGTCGCGCCGGGGATGGAGGGGATCGCCGCGGCCTGCGCGGCAAGCTGCCCGGCCGTGGCGAAGGCCTGCGCGGCCGCCGGATCGCCAGCCAGCGCCTGGTTCAGTCCGTCCACGCTCAGGCGCAGCGCGCGGCCCCACAGCGCGGTCGCGTCCAGCCATGGCGCCGCCTCGGCCACGAACGCGCCGGTGGCGGCACCGGCACGGATGCGCTGCGGTGCCGCCGCCAGGTCGTCGGCCGCCTGGCCCAGCGCGGCCAGCGCCGCGGCGCGGGCGGCCGGATCGCCGTCGGCCAGTGCGTCGCGGGTGGCGTCGATCAGCGCCTTGAGTCGCGGCGCCTGCGGCTGCCAGGGCAGATGGCCGAAGGTCGGGGCCAGGTGCTGGGTGTCGAAGAAGGTCAGCAGCGCGTCGGCCACCTGCGCATCGCCGCCGGCCAGGTCGCGCGCGGCCGCGCGCCAGGTGCGCGGCGCGTCGTAGCCGCGGTCGTTCCAGGCGAAGGCCAGCACCCCGGCCACCGCCGGCCGACTGGCCACTTCCTGGTTCATCGGGTTGGCGACGATGCCGCTCAGCTCCGCCGACAACCCGGCCTGGCGGCGGTCGTACGGCGCCAGCAGCAGGCGCCCGGCGGTTTCGGCGAAGTCGTTGACCGGATAGTTGTCCCACAGCAGCGTCTTGCGCCCGAACGCCTTGGTCGCGTTCTTCGCATCGCTCACCGAGATCGACGCCGGGACCACGTCGGTGCCGGTCCACTGCACCACTACGCGCGGATCCAGCGCCTGCCGCAGCGTCGCCTTGTACGGCGACTCGGTGACGTTGAAGTACTCGGTCGGCACCATGATCAGCGCGCCGTGGCCGGCCGCGG includes:
- a CDS encoding FAD/NAD(P)-binding protein, encoding MRIAIIGAGFCGNVLAAALARQGTASHVTLVGMADTFGRGVAYGAARPEHLLNVRAKDLGVAPQDPGGFAAALHLDAAQGMAFLPRLQYGQYLEQHLATALAESATEVVPLAQEAVALERDPQGFRVFLANGEDFASDVVVLAIGALPPAALPGIGPRLAVHRRYIGWPWQDGVLDTVPPQARLLLVGTGLTMADVALTLRRRGHRGAITALSRRGLAPQAHLPQPGAPVSLPPSVVQALRSHDLRGLVRSLRQLTTVVEDWRCVVDALRPHLQPFWSGLAPAARARFLRHLRPYWEVARHRLAPAAATALAQMQQQGQLRIRAGRLLRARLGDDAVEAVIRDRADRGARTEQFDVLIRATGLDTDVARTSHPLVAAMREAGLLQADPLGLGLAVDPRLRVRDAGGQPVAGLYCLGPLLRGGLWEITAVPELRTAAQRLAEELAALAQARTGDEGASDARQRQAL
- a CDS encoding TlpA disulfide reductase family protein, giving the protein MTPGTARLLAVAAVAAVLGVAAAHWWERRTPAVAPASVSSATASGHAAAAPVAAARPGDPAPALRLPTLDGGQLTLAQFRGRPLLVNVWASWCEPCVREMPELDRLARAQPADGLQVLGIALDRAEDVRDFLQRVPIGYPIALETPGPADASVRLGDTQGLLPYSVLIDADGRIVKQKLGPFAPGEVEGWAGGARPSR
- a CDS encoding protein-disulfide reductase DsbD; the encoded protein is MTLLHRLAALCLLAVAAFPALAISEKDLLPVDQAFALSAQAPERGRIALHWDIAKGYYLYRHRIAVKVIGGFKPNPTLQLPAGHKKTDPYFGEVETYRDALNAVQSGIADPGTDRVQLEVRYQGCADAGVCYPPQKRLLEVTLPAAAAATAAADPTPAPPAAMGGLPGNGLGASTGAKPLFGAGAGAVQGLPLPSDQAFHFEAIVGDGNTLLLRFTPAPGYYLYRDRTALALEGAPGIRTGMPRWPQGSSHQDEHFGNVVVYFDQTEVTVPLQRQRADATAATLVATFQGCQTDGICYPPMTRRVKLALPKGSVTPADQAEVSPLLVTPLDSRQADANDAAAATAANALPATPDASAHNAARSAAPPPATQNLLWILLLALGGGLLLNLLPCVLPILSLKVLGLAQSGESRGRARSHALWYTLGVLVSFAVVGGIAVAARLLWGFQLQRPGFVAVLVYLMFVVGLSLSGVFTLSANLGGVGQSLSTRSGPVGDFFTGVLACVVSSACIGPFMGPALGYALTAPPAMAMLVFLTLGLGLALPFLLIGFVPSLAKRLPKPGAWMETLKQVLAFPMYLSAIWLLWVLGKQRGVDAVALLLVGATLLALGLWWFERARWRDHKTGMRLAAVLLLAALVPAWSVTRLPPPGASVERNTVAYSPQMLDRLRTDNRVVFVNMTADWCVTCKANERNVFDSDAFRDTIKRVDAVYMKGDWTNEDPRISAFLAEHKAVGVPLYVVYGPGAPPTVLPPVLSQAVVEDALLRAAR